The following are from one region of the Aspergillus chevalieri M1 DNA, chromosome 1, nearly complete sequence genome:
- the SYF2 gene encoding pre-mRNA-splicing factor SYF2 (COG:A;~EggNog:ENOG410PM31;~InterPro:IPR013260;~PFAM:PF08231), which translates to MPPKRETDDSTATPADSEQAPESLPIGDEDDASEETNSKKSADGGSADATAEKEEDDAAAKARQRQERFKALQARAKSGAERNLKETAAETQRLATDPALMSNLSRKHAFASHNLLKADTEASGEDFERKRAWDWTVDESEKWDKRMNKKQRHRDDVAFQDYTQDARKVYKRQMRELNPNLEAYEREKMAAIEKAASNGDLEIVETNDGEMIAIDKNGSFYSTADSVGFTESKPDRAAVDKLVGDLKKAEEVRLKKRRDRRGDDEADVTYINEKNKQFNMKLSRFYNKYTTEIRDSFERGTMI; encoded by the exons ATGCCACCTAAGAGAGAAACCGATGATTCGACGGCAACGCCTGCCGATTCTGAACAAGCCCCGGAGAGCCTACCAATTGGAGATGAAgacgatgcctcagaagaaACAAACTCGAAGAAGTCCGCAGACGGAGGTTCGGCAGATGCGACAgcagagaaggaggaggatgacgcTGCCGCTAAGGCGCGTCAAAGACAGGAGAGATTCAAGGCTCTTCAAGCTCGCGCA AAATCCGGAGCTGAACGCAATCTAAAAGAAACTGCCGCAGAAACCCAACGTCTCGCTACCGATCCTGCGCTGATGTCTAACCTATCACGCAAGCATGCATTCGCGTCCCATAACCTGCTGAAGGCCGACACAGAAGCTTCGGGAGAGGATTTCGAGCGCAAACGTGCGTGGGACTGGACAGTCGATGAATCCGAAAAGTGGGATAAGCGGATGAACAAGAAGCAGCGCCACCGGGACGATGTCGCATTCCAGGACTACACTCAAGATGCGCGCAAGGTGTATAAGAGGCAGATGCGCGAGCTAAATCCGAATCTTGAAGCATATGAGAGGGAGAAAATGGCCGCGATCGAGAAAGCTGCATCTAACGGCGACCTTGAAATCGTGGAAACCAATGATGGCGAGATGATCGCAATCGACAAGAACGGCTCGTTCTATTCCACAGCGGACTCTGTTGGATTTACGGAAAGCAAGCCGGATCGGGCTGCGGTTGATAAGCTTGTGGGAGACTTGAAGAAGGCTGAGGAGGTTCGTCTCAAGAAGCGCAGAGACCGCCGTGGCGACGACGAAGCCGACGTCACCTACATCAATGAGAAGAATAAGCAATTCAACATGAAGCTGTCGCGCTTCTACAACAAA TACACTACCGAAATTCGGGATAGCTTCGAACGCGGTACGATGATTTGA
- the horA gene encoding ubiquinone biosynthesis protein COQ11 (COG:I;~EggNog:ENOG410PGBG;~InterPro:IPR036291) yields MGILLEADYKGVVQGREPIISGLQRAFSSSKLGSQNPLERKEGEALKPKEGDRQLTYELMNRDSAIALAQESSGEQVPTFVYISAAGGAPILPSRYITTKRDAEATISSKLPDLRSIFMRPAFMYDSSRKFTLPIAMGGFIGTEVNNFLGNRLQFLGSMVEKPLQVDVVGEAVVEAMEDESTRGAVGTKQIEILATRAWRKSML; encoded by the exons ATGGGGATTCTTCTGGAGGCAGACTACAAGGGCGTCGTGCAAGGACGAGAGCCTATCATCAGCGGCCTACAGAGAGCGTTCAGTTCATCCAAGCTAGGGAGTCAGAATCCGCTagagagaaaggaaggagAGGCATTAAAGCCGAAGGAAGGTGATCGACAGCTGACTTATGAATTGATGAATAGAGATTCTG CCATTGCATTGGCACAAGAATCATCAGGCGAGCAAGTTCCAACATTCGTATACATCTCTGCAGCCGGCGGAGCACCCATCCTTCCAAGCAGATatatcacgaccaaacgagaCGCTGAAGCAACCATATCATCGAAGCTCCCAGACCTGCGGAGTATCTTTATGCGCCCTGCGTTCATGTATGACTCTAGCAGAAAGTTCACATTGCCGATAGCGATGGGCGGATTTATCGGTACCGAGGTCAATAATTTCCTGGGTAACAGACTTCAATTCCTTGGATCGATGGTTGAAAAACCGCTGCAAGTGGACGTTGTTGGCGAGGCCGTGGTTGAGGCGATGGAAGACGAATCAACAAGAGGCGCAGTCGGGACAAAGCAAATCGAAATACTGGCGACCAGGGCCTGGAGGAAAAGCATGCTTTGA
- the yaf9 gene encoding YEATS domain-containing protein YAF9 (BUSCO:EOG09262UTQ;~COG:B;~EggNog:ENOG410PGXN;~InterPro:IPR038704,IPR005033;~PFAM:PF03366;~go_process: GO:0006355 - regulation of transcription, DNA-templated [Evidence IEA]), whose protein sequence is MPSATGPNKRVRGVSVFRPFVFGSEAQPFDPANKPAHVPADHTHQWRVYVKGVNDEDISYWLKKVQFKLHETYAQNVRTVEQAPFEILETGWGEFEIQIKLYFIPESTEKPQTLWHSLKLHPYGHDADGKKERREVVVSQNYEEVIFNEPVEQFYDLLTGGSINGQPQKGKGGKNTKSGQQGKRSAEIPLNETPGNPYSRATENKEMGRLAEANKTVEQMIKDEKARLVEREKKLAELRESEGVPANTKKR, encoded by the exons ATGCCATCCGCAACAGGTCCCAACAAACGTGTCAGG GGCGTTTCGGTGTTTAGGCCTTTCG TTTTCGGCAGCGAAGCGCAACCCTTCGACCCAGCGAACAAACCCGCACACGTCCCCGCAGACCACACCCATCAATGGCGCGTCTACGTCAAAGGTGTCAACGACGAAGATATATCCTACTGGCTGAAAAAGGTCCAGTTTAAGCTACACGAGACATACGCGCAGAACGTCCGAACCGTCGAGCAGGCGCCTTTCGAGATACTAGAGACCGGGTGGGGAGAGTTCGAGATCCAGATCAAACTTTATTTCATCCCGGAGTCGACAGAGAAGCCTCAGACGCTGTGGCATAGTCTGAAACTTCATCCGTATGGTCATGATGCGGACGGGAAGAAGGAGAGACGGGAGGTTGTGGTTAGTCAGAACTACGAGGAGGTCATTTTCAATGAGCCGGTGGAGCAGTTTTATGACTTGCTCACGGGGGGTTCGATAAATGGGCAGCCGCAGAAGGGTAAAGGGGGGAAGAATACGAAGTCCGGGCAGCAGGGAAAGAGAAGCGCTGAGATTCCGTTGAACGAGACGCCAGGGAACCCATATAGCAGGGCAACGGAGAACAAGGAGATGGGCAGATTGGCGGAAGCGAACAAGACTGTTGAACAGATGATTAAGGACGAAAAGGCACGTCTCGTTGAGCGTGAGAAGAAATTGGCTGAGTTAAGAGAAAGTGAGGGTGTTCCGGCCAACACGAAGAAGAGATAA
- a CDS encoding indoleamine 2,3-dioxygenase (COG:E;~EggNog:ENOG410PFRQ;~InterPro:IPR037217,IPR000898;~PFAM:PF01231;~go_function: GO:0020037 - heme binding [Evidence IEA];~go_function: GO:0046872 - metal ion binding [Evidence IEA];~go_process: GO:0019441 - tryptophan catabolic process to kynurenine [Evidence IEA]) — protein sequence MLDTLEVVLEQFRVSPQNGFLPAVPPLKRLEDPYYEPWENIVCDLPACIKDGSIRQKVDCLPVLSTLMLDDEAEWRRAYVVLAYLTHAYVWGGEKPSERLPPAISCPFLDVSSRLELPACATYAAVCLWNFATNNDQTDLTDPDNLCVNTSFTATKDEEWFFMVSAAIEATGAKLFPIMLNAIHAVNVNDAPTVAASLNRVCEGIREIAIILQRMFEKCGPSVFFHQIRPFLAGSKNMATAGLPNGVFYDVGDGQGEWRQYSGGSNAQSSLIQTFDIFLGVQHSATGEVKSDAAGQQSGRTGYLQEMRNYMPGPHRRFLEMLTRLSNIRAYAMRQRPGSAVRDAYNTAAMTLGSFRDIHIQLVSRYIIMASKTKPIDDHARKTNLATATAKHARTTEKHKVSLTGTGGTDLIPFLRRTRDTTKAAANYMDSAVL from the exons ATGTTGGACACTCTTGAGGTTGTGCTTGAGCAATTCCGCGTCTCTCCTCAGAATGGATTTCTTCCTGCTGTGCCTCCATTGAAAAGACTGGAGGATCCTTACTACGAGCCATGGGAGAATATCGTCTGTGATCTCCCGGCCTGCATCAAGGACGGAAGCATCAGACAGAAGGTCGACTGTCTGCCTGTTCTGTCAACCTTAATGCTCGATGACGAGGCGGAATGGAGAAGAGCCTATGTTGTGTTGGCGTATCTCACGCACGCATACGTGTGGGGAGGTGAAAAGCCGTCAGAG AGACTGCCACCAGCTATTTCGTGTCCGTTTCTCGATGTCTCGTCTCGCCTAGAGCTCCCAGCATGCGCTACATACGCCGCCGTTTGTCTCTGGAACTTCGCGACCAACAACGATCAAACCGATCTCACCGATCCTGACAACCTGTGCGTGAACACCTCCTTTACAGCTACAAAGGACGAGGAATGGTTCTTCATGGTCTCCGCTGCTATTGAAGCCACGGGAGCAAAACTATTCCCTATAATGCTCAACGCAATCCACGCCGTCAATGTCAACGATGCCCCTACTGTAGCCGCTTCCCTCAACCGCGTTTGCGAAGGAATCCGAGAAATTGCCATCATTTTACAGCGGATGTTCGAGAAGTGTGGCCCATCtgtgttcttccatcaaattCGACCTTTTCTGGCTGGGAGCAAGAACATGGCTACAGCTGGTTTGCCTAACGGGGTTTTCTATGACGTGGGAGATGGACAGGGCGAGTGGCGCCAATACAGCGGGGGTAGTAATGCGCAAAGCTCGCTGATTCAGACGTTCGATATCTTTCTGGGCGTGCAGCATTCTGCTACGGGAGAGGTCAAGTCTGATGCTGCTGGACAGCAGTCAGGTAGGACTGGTTACTTGCAG GAAATGCGCAACTACATGCCCGGACCTCACCGACGTTTCCTTGAAATGCTTACCCGCCTTTCCAACATCCGAGCATACGCCATGAGACAAAGACCCGGCTCCGCAGTACGAGACGCATACAACACTGCCGCAATGACTCTTGGATCCTTCCGCGACATCCACATCCAGCTAGTCTCACGGTACATCATCATGGCATCAAAGACAAAACCAATTGACGACCACGCAAGGAAGACAAATCTCGCAACGGCAACTGCCAAGCATGCACGAACCACGGAGAAACATAAGGTGTCTCTTACCGGGACCGGCGGAACGGACCTGATTCCATTCCTTAGACGGACCAGGGATACTACAAAGGCTGCGGCGAATTACATGGATTCGGCTGTTCTTTGA
- the BNA5_1 gene encoding kynureninase (COG:E;~EggNog:ENOG410PH7Q;~InterPro:IPR010111,IPR015424,IPR000192,IPR015421, IPR015422;~PFAM:PF00266;~go_component: GO:0005737 - cytoplasm [Evidence IEA];~go_function: GO:0003824 - catalytic activity [Evidence IEA];~go_function: GO:0030170 - pyridoxal phosphate binding [Evidence IEA];~go_function: GO:0030429 - kynureninase activity [Evidence IEA];~go_process: GO:0006569 - tryptophan catabolic process [Evidence IEA];~go_process: GO:0009435 - NAD biosynthetic process [Evidence IEA]), whose translation MKAPSTVPKPEFPADADTKEYAASLDAVDPLRGFRDEFIIPSKANIASKKLAKPGLSEEPCIYFCGNSLGIQPKATAKYLEAQLDTWSSIGVGGHFTDLEGSPLRQWQLLSEQAAESMSKIVGAAPEEVAAMGTLSMNLHLLLASFYKPTSDKHRILMDWKAFPSDHYAIESQIAWHGLDPDQSMLLVGPDEGEYEVTTEKILSYIDNHASEIALVLLPGIQYYTGQLFDIKRITEYAQSLGIIVGWDLAHAYGNVELKLHEWNVDFAVWCTYKYGNSGPGGIAGLYVHERHGQVDYSAGRDSPKFRHRLTGWYGGDRAERFKMDNKFKPIPGAGGFQISNPSAIDLTSLCAALSVFDKTSMSEIRKKSVLITAYLEHLLLKDSTDETRQFQIITPSNPEARGAQLCLLLKPGLLQQVAQRLQEIGVVCDKREPGVVRVAPAPLYNSFTEVWTFVENLKQALKE comes from the exons ATGAAGGCTCCTTCCACAGTTCCCAAACCAGAATTCCCCGCGGATGCGGATACAAAGGAATACGCTGCCTCTCTCGATGCAGTTGATCCTTTGCGGGGTTTCCGTGATGAGTTCATTATTCCATCCAAGGCAAACATAGCTTCCAAAAAGCTCGCAAAGCCAG GGCTTTCAGAGGAGCCATGTATCTACTTTTGCGGCAACTCCCTTGGAATTCAACCAAAGGCTACGGCAAAGTATCTAGAGGCACAGCTGGACACATGGTCGTCTATCGGTGTTGGTGGCCATTTCACAGATCTCGAGGGCTCTCCACTCAGACAATGGCAGCTGCTATCTGAACAGGCAGCTGAGTCCATGTCCAAGATTGTTGGAGCAGCACCGGAAGAAGTCGCGGCGATGGGGAcattgtctatgaacctccATCTTTTGCTTGCCAGTTTCTATAAACCGACTTCTGATAAGCACAGGATTCTGATGGACTGGAAAGCGTTTCCCAGTGACCAC TACGCAATCGAATCACAGATCGCTTGGCACGGCCTCGATCCAGATCAATCCATGCTTCTCGTCGGCCCAGATGAGGGAGAGTACGAGGTCACCACGGAGAAGATCCTTTCTTATATTGACAACCACGCTTCCGAAATCGCCCTTGTCCTCCTTCCCGGAATCCAGTATTACACTGGCCAACTGTTCGATATTAAGCGGATCACCGAATATGCTCAGTCACTTGGCATCATTGTAGGGTGGGACTTGGCTCATGCGTACGGCAACGTTGAGTTGAAGCTGCATGAGTGGAATGTCGACTTTGCGGTTTGGTGCACATACAAGTATGGCAACTCTGGACCAGGCGGAATTGCCGGTCTATACGTCCATGAAAGACACGGACAAGTCGATTATAGCGCAGGGAGGGATTCTCCAAAATTCCGCCATCGTCTGACTGGGTGGTACGGAGGCGACAGAGCGGAGCGGTTCAAGATGGATAACA AGTTCAAGCCAATCCCCGGAGCAGGAGGCTTCCAAATCTCGAACCCCTCGGCTATCGATCTCACGTCTCTATGCGCGGCACTCTCCGTTTTCGATAAAACATCCATGTCAGAGATCCGCAAAAAGTCTGTTTTGATCACAGCATATCTTGAGCATCTTCTGCTGAAAGACAGCACCGACGAAACACGACAATTCCAAATCATCACTCCGTCCAACCCTGAAGCTAGAGGAGCCCAATTGTGCTTGCTGCTGAAACCTGGGTTGCTCCAACAGGTCGCGCAAAGGCTGCAGGAAATCGGTGTTGTATGCGACAAGCGAGAGCCAGGTGTTGTGCGTGTTGCCCCTGCTCCGTTGTATAATAGTTTCACGGAGGTGTGGACGTTCGTGGAGAATTTGAAGCAGGCCTTGAAGGAGTAG
- a CDS encoding putative C6 transcription factor (COG:K;~EggNog:ENOG410PVXM;~InterPro:IPR007219;~PFAM:PF04082;~SECRETED:SignalP(1-27);~go_function: GO:0003677 - DNA binding [Evidence IEA];~go_function: GO:0008270 - zinc ion binding [Evidence IEA];~go_process: GO:0006351 - transcription, DNA-templated [Evidence IEA]) has protein sequence MANPMTPFPPWNTVLSIAGLYLLYCECQPLPLFHRATFVRTLGGRDPEIIYAVLALSIRFSEELYANDDELVEMVNSYAEVARGLVTKRVWEGPVELSTLQSLCLLSLVDFTNGNTHRAMIHGSLAMNLAQCANLSSESHTGLSPVAREERRRCFWSICLLKRLHGGDLTNLEFSERNYLPFPESPARPLLHFSPESTADESRLTDLQDQGIIAYVIMLSEVFAKTAKYVRRHGKPNSVPPWSSQSEYSEILALQMDLETRMPYTHRFKPARLNERTPEELLEHRDYWGPWFLNQFLYHTNLCLLNHPLLLSLSLRNFRSSIPEIFLQHTSDLISSHTTWIVYFIDYFEKKSFVASDPLLGYSAAVVATIELQLSFTESPTIRQEKRNRFSKCVRFVQSIGRKWPHMARMAERLQRLEDAVTSSYQPDPNAQNKSLLIDLSRFWEILEYSFNSDATSARRMFGDTLYLGPPTFAAEVSQTSPLPAPTRLNLLGQLRSQEDTGFGSGPDSPVPQYTVDALASPRHMDLINDEFSILATNFFSQGQDFLRSYDTREGVGDF, from the exons ATGGCAAATCCAATGACACCCTTTCCGCCTTGGAACACGGTACTATCCATTGCTGGGCTGTATTTGCTATATTGCGAATGCCAGCCTCTTCCGCTCTTCCATCGAGCAACTTTCGTCAGGACTCTCGGGGGTCGTGATCCTGAGATCATCTACGCTGTGCTTGCACTGAGCATCCGATTCTCAGAGGAATTGTACGCAAATGATGATGAGCTAGTGGAAATGGTCAACAGCTACGCGGAGGTAGCCAGAGGTCTAGTGACGAAGAGGGTCTGGGAAGGGCCAGTTGAGCTGTCGACTCTACAATCCCTCTGTCTGCTGAGCCTAGTCGACTTTACGA ATGGGAACACGCACCGTGCAATGATCCATGGTAGTCTAGCTATGAACCTGGCCCAATGTGCCAATCTGAGCTCAGAATCTCATACAGGACTATCTCCAGTGGCCCGCGAAGAGCGTAGGCGCTGTTTCTGGAGCATATGTCTGCTGAAGCGTCTCCATGGGGGCGATTTGACTAATCTGGAATTCTCCGAGAGAAATTATCTTCCATTTCCTGAAAGCCCTGCACGGCCTCTGCTTCATTTCTCCCCGGAAAGCACCGCGGATGAAAGTCGGTTGACCGATCTCCAAGATCAGGGCATCATCGCCTATGTGATTATGCTCAGCGAGGTCTTTGCAAAAACAGCTAAGTATGTTCGTCGCCACGGAAAACCAAACAGCGTGCCACCTTGGTCGTCGCAATCAGAGTACTCCGAAATCCTTGCCCTGCAGATGGATTTGGAAACCCGGATGCCGTATACCCACCGGTTCAAGCCTGCTAGGCTAAACGAGAGGACGCCCGAAGAACTCTTGGAGCACCGCGACTACTGGGGCCCGTGGTTTTTGAACCAATTTCTGTACCACACGAACCTATGTCTCCTCAACCATCCCCTGCTACTCTCGCTAAGTCTGCGGAATTTCCGGAGCAGCATCCCGGAAATATTTTTGCAGCACACGTCAGACCTCATCTCCTCGCATACGACCTGGATTGTTTATTTCATTGACTATTTTGAAAAGAAGTCATTCGTCGCTTCTGACCCATTGCTCGGATATAGCGCAGCGGTTGTGGCTACCATTGAACTGCAGCTGAGCTTCACGGAAAGCCCTACGATACGGCAGGAGAAGAGAAACAGGTTTTCAAAATGCGTCAGGTTTGTGCAGAGTATTGGGAGAAAGTGGCCCCACATGGCACGGATG GCCGAACGATTACAGCGCTTGGAAGACGCCGTTACCTCGTCTTACCAACCAGACCCAAATGCGCAGAACAAAAGTTTGCTGATCGACCTCTCACGCTTTTGGGAGATACTCGAATACTCTTTCAACAGCGATGCTACGTCTGCCCGTCGCATGTTCGGTGATACCCTTTATCTGGGACCTCCTACATTTGCCGCGGAGGTATCACAGACCTCTCCTTTACCAGCACCAACAAGACTCAACCTACTTGGACAATTACGTTCACAGGAAGATACTGGTTTTGGCAGTGGCCCGGATTCTCCAGTTCCACAATATACAGTCGATGCTTTGGCCTCGCCGCGACATATGGATCTGATCAACGATGAGTTTTCAATACTGGCGACGAATTTCTTCTCCCAGGGACAAGACTTTCTACGAAGTTATGATACAAGAGAAGGGGTAGGTGATTTCTAG
- a CDS encoding cytochrome c oxidase subunit 7 (COG:S;~EggNog:ENOG410PT1T;~InterPro:IPR039297;~PFAM:PF02238;~TransMembrane:1 (o42-62i)): MYRTVPRMAGFVFRENRVPYYQRLFQRHDGQRQWWKTSRSGYIMYPYLISVYGMGAATLYALGRMVFGHKTWI, encoded by the exons ATGTACCGCACCGTCCCTCGTATGGCTGG GTTCGTGTTCCGCGAGAACCGTGTCCCTTACTACCAGCGTCTGTTCCAGCGTCACGACGGTCAGCGTCAGTGGTGGAAG ACCTCTCGCTCCGGTTACATCATGTACCCCTACCTCATCTCCGTCTACGGCATGGGTGCTG CTACCCTGTATGCCCTTGGTCGCATGGTCTTC GGCCACAAGACCTGGATCTAA
- a CDS encoding uncharacterized protein (COG:S;~EggNog:ENOG410PMZR): MRPALVRLLKRPSAVSVLDSLVSTPLGIEQLELNYKRLRCQNRTISQSTSLNEPEFGSQPSATKESPAAEYNKSNRQPFSFRVHEIGSSREKTDDDIPHPKKYPGAKAPARSLALQQERLEFESDVGHIKDIGTKLVDDPARRHDFALWEELLRHRQRHYGDKGTLDIWEGLTIRHDGIELPVDGEHADFLWESFIELGLRRGLLLQEIVTYASELWKKSGKRWERLYLKVVGGLLERGMVQQAVTWHENLQHPHLSNPNDILHLLEPAISLGAHQMVDQGAIAPGVRAFRQICRRTQVRHIYGPVISRLLQSGLGREALWMHNFFVSHNEHPRRFEDIQRLLQYAMEHTPTYVYQKLETYAMDTFESKRVESNDRNVTTGEERVENYMVKEKPFSDELGARLFATRSFNLDMILSGLRMLGVTAIGPQSLREMAVRAHGSQDLLDKLRLLQRSGISVGDSVFARLIRRLAEEKRDILLSDLLHSDQHPDVLEDATMQESLLISYYMTRDWRHYQMTLAILAELSEEGPELFNVHFRKQIIAGHLKSAAKVVDTMTLRGRTLTKDSLDLLVRKALGPRRPGVGPPVRFGLHPSKEVLVVFRILKRAVPKGCHVDADLWVEILKRFGMTHRWYEVRDCSLWLARFYSSLAKPPGNEPWPIRPSDQHKARIAIPPAHYGSDMLKAIFSSQMQAALVSWGFRCRVSLSEAKAYNPFKVKGEQLVPWVRGLVLLRELEQHGIRLARYWIRRTCRHRLAVLFGRDRLSSRPRNRMLRRENPYDVHQVTQDMNRAWGSHTLFRGWEVKDLHRLVNPPSTKMSLNRTRRTVFRATHLRKGAFVRTR; encoded by the coding sequence ATGCGCCCGGCGCTTGTTCGCTTACTGAAGAGGCCATCCGCTGTCTCGGTCCTCGACTCTTTAGTATCAACGCCGCTTGGGATCGAACAATTGGAGCTAAATTACAAGCGCTTACGATGCCAAAACCGAACGATATCGCAGAGCACCAGCCTCAATGAACCTGAATTCGGATCTCAACCGTCGGCCACCAAGGAGTCTCCCGCCGCTGAATACAACAAGTCGAACCGACAACCTTTCAGCTTTCGTGTGCACGAGATAGGATCGTCGCGCGAGAAGACCGATgatgatataccgcatccaaAGAAATACCCGGGTGCAAAGGCACCTGCGCGCTCATTGGCATTACAACAGGAAAGGCTGGAATTCGAGTCGGACGTTGGACATATCAAGGACATAGGCACGAAATTAGTGGACGATCCAGCAAGACGGCATGATTTTGCTCTCTGGGAGGAACTTCTTCGTCATCGACAGCGTCACTATGGAGACAAGGGCACTTTAGACATTTGGGAGGGATTGACGATTCGACATGATGGGATAGAGCTGCCTGTCGATGGGGAGCACGCAGATTTCCTTTGGGAGAGCTTCATCGAGCTTGGCCTGAGACGGGGGTTACTCTTGCAAGAAATTGTGACTTATGCTTCTGAGCTGTGGAAAAAAAGTGGTAAACGGTGGGAAAGGCTTTACCTCAAGGTTGTCGGTGGGCTTCTGGAACGTGGCATGGTGCAGCAAGCAGTCACATGGCATGAAAACCTGCAACATCCGCATTTGTCGAACCCAAATGACATATTACATCTCCTTGAGCCAGCAATATCGCTTGGTGCTCATCAAATGGTCGACCAAGGGGCGATAGCTCCCGGCGTACGTGCGTTCAGGCAAATTTGTCGCAGAACTCAAGTCCGTCATATATATGGCCCAGTTATTTCGAGGTTGCTGCAGTCAGGGCTTGGGAGGGAGGCATTATGGATGCATAATTTTTTCGTCTCACACAATGAACATCCGCGAAGATTTGAGGACATCCAGAGGTTGCTGCAATATGCAATGGAACATACGCCGACATACGTTTATCAGAAACTGGAAACATATGCAATGGATACGTTCGAGTCCAAGCGTGTGGAGTCCAATGACCGGAATGTGACTACTGGGGAGGAACGAGTCGAAAATTACATGGTGAAAGAAAAGCCGTTCAGCGACGAGCTAGGTGCACGGCTTTTCGCGACTCGATCATTCAACTTAGACATGATTCTTTCGGGGCTACGCATGCTGGGGGTGACGGCTATTGGACCGCAATCATTGCGTGAGATGGCAGTCCGCGCTCACGGAAGCCAGGACCTTCTGGACAAACTCCGGCTGCTCCAGAGATCAGGCATTTCTGTTGGTGACAGCGTATTTGCGCGCTTGATTCGCAGACTAGCAGAGGAAAAACGTGATATCCTTCTTTCCGACCTACTTCACAGCGACCAACATCCAGATGTACTTGAGGATGCCACTATGCAGGAGTCCCTTCTAATATCGTACTACATGACACGCGATTGGCGCCACTATCAGATGACACTAGCCATTCTTGCTGAGCTTTCGGAAGAAGGCCCTGAGCTCTTCAACGTGCATTTCCGGAAACAAATTATTGCAGGTCATTTAAAATCTGCAGCCAAGGTCGTGGACACGATGACTTTGCGCGGCCGAACCCTAACCAAGGACAGTCTTGATCTCCTGGTTCGCAAGGCTCTCGGTCCACGAAGGCCAGGGGTTGGGCCGCCAGTAAGATTTGGCCTCCACCCTAGCAAGGAAGTGCTCGTCGTTTTTCGAATATTGAAGCGTGCTGTCCCAAAAGGCTGTCATGTGGATGCTGATCTCTGGGTTGAGATATTGAAACGATTTGGAATGACCCACCGCTGGTATGAAGTTCGAGATTGCTCCCTTTGGCTGGCGCGGTTTTATTCCTCACTAGCGAAACCGCCTGGCAACGAGCCATGGCCCATTCGTCCATCAGACCAACACAAAGCTAGGATAGCCATCCCACCCGCACACTATGGAAGCGACATGCTGAAGGCAATCTTCAGCTCCCAGATGCAGGCCGCCCTCGTCTCGTGGGGATTCCGCTGTCGGGTTTCCCTTTCCGAGGCAAAGGCCTACAACCCCTTCAAGGTGAAGGGTGAACAACTAGTTCCTTGGGTTCGTGGGCTGGTACTCCTCCGAGAGCTGGAGCAACATGGCATCCGACTCGCAAGGTATTGGATTCGCCGCACATGTCGACACCGTCTGGCCGTGCTCTTCGGGCGAGATCGGTTGTCAAGCCGTCCCAGAAACCGGATGTTGCGCCGCGAGAACCCATATGACGTGCATCAGGTCACCCAGGACATGAACCGGGCCTGGGGCAGTCATACCCTGTTTCGTGGTTGGGAGGTGAAAGACTTGCACCGGTTGGTGAATCCACCCAGCACCAAAATGTCTCTGAATCGGACCCGGCGTACCGTATTCCGGGCAACTCACCTGCGCAAGGGTGCGTTCGTGCGGACAAGATGA